GCAACAACTCGCGGTTGTTCCGGCGCCAGGGGGATTTGTTCGTCAGTTCGGTTTCGGCGTTGGCCTCCGCGATCGACGCCAAGGACCGCTACACCTCGGGCCATAGCGACCGGGTCGCCCGCCTGAGCGTCTGTCTTGCCGAGCAACTCGGCCTGGGCAAGTCCGAGCTCGACGTGATCTACCTCGGCGGGTTGCTGCATGACATCGGCAAGATCGGCATCGACGATCTCGTGCTCAACAAGCCGGGCGATCTCACCGACGAGGAGTTCCAGCATATCAAGCTGCACCCGACGCTGGGCTACGACATCCTCAAAGGGGTTCGTCCGCTGGAAAAGATCTTGCCGATCGTGCTCCATCATCACGAGGCCTGGAACGGGCGCGGGTACCCTCACGGGCTCAACGGGGAACAGACTCCGCTCTTGGCCCGGATCGTCGCAGTCGCCGATTCGTTCGACGCGATGACCAGCAGTCGCCCGTATCGCGACGGGATGCCTGTGGAAAGGGTCGAGAAGATCTTCAGGGACGAAGCGGGGAGCCAGTGGGACCCCGCGGTGGTGGGAGCCTACTTCGCCCGGCGCGACGACTTTCGCAAGATTGCCGCCGGGGCCCCCGACCAGCCGCGGGGGCGAACCATCGATCCGACGACTTGGATCCAGTAGAATCGCAAGCGTCAAACTGCGCTGCGTCAGGCATAGGCGGCGCGAAGCAAGGCGGCGGTTCAGGACCATGGCTCGGCAAGAACATACGCGCGAGGACTTGTTGCGCGACGCGAAGGCGCTCGTGCCGCGAATTCAGATCACCCTGAGCGACGAACCCGCGGCCGATCCGATCGTCTGCGGGTTCCGCGGCGATGCGGCTAGCGTCTACTTCGGCGAGGATCCCGCGTATCACTTCAATCCCGCCGGTCGCTTGCGGCGAGCGTTCGTCGGGGGCGAATTGCTCAAGGCCGCCGAGGGCGCCTTGGTGGCGATGCGGCGCGAGCGGTCGGCAACCGAGGTCGCCCTGGCAAGTCGCCGCCTCGCCCCCGCCGAAACGGAGGCGTTGCTCGCCGACGCGACCGAACGACTGGGCCGCGTCGCTGCGGCGCTCGCCGCCGGCCGATTCACGATCGAAGGGCAGGAACCGCCGCAGGGGGATGCGCTTGCGCGCTTCGCGAGCCTCGTGCCGTCGCTGCTTCCGCTGCGGATCGCCAACGTTCCCAACGTGGCTGGGGCTTGAATTGCCGCTCACTCGGGCGCGTCGCCCGGCGTCGCGATCACCTCGGCCAGCGCGGCGCCGCACTCCAAGCGGGCGCCCGGGACATGGGCCTCGCGACGGAGCATGGCCAGCCCGAGCGGCCTGCCGTAGCGAGGCGAGTCGCAGAGCGACGTGAGTCGCCCGACCGACTTGCCGCCGGCGTGCAACTCGTCGCCGACGGCGACGCCTGTCGTCCCCGCGGCGAACAGCACCGCCGCAAGGTGGCGATTGACGTGCCCCAGGGCGTCGATCCGGGCGACGGTCTCCTGACCCAGGTAGCACCCTTTGCGGAAGCTGATCGCAACCGAGTCGCGGCCGACTTCCTGCGGCAGGGCGTCAGGGCCGAAGTCGACGCCGAACAGCGGCCACCCGGCCTCGATCCGCAGGGCGTCCCAGACCGTGGCGGAGGCGAGCGTCGCGCCGCCGTCGCGCAGCGAGCGCTCGACGCACTCGGCGCGATCGCGCAAGGAGATCGCCAGCCACGACGGCAGCTCCCCCAGCGGGAACCGCTGCAGCGCCGCCTCCGCGCCGCCGATCGAGACGGTCCCGCATTGCCAGTCGGTTTGCGGGAGCGACGGCGTCCCCCCGGCGGCGCGGGCGACCGCGGCCTCGACTCCCGGGCCCCACAGGTGCCACGCCTGCGTCGTCGCCGTCGCGTCGACGAATTCGACCTGCTCGCGAATGCAGTACCGGTCGAGATGTGCGATCAACCCCAAGGCTTGGCCCGGAGCCGTGACGAGCCGGACCGCTTCGTCGCCGATCGCCGCGATCGCGTGGGCGAGCACCTTGCCCTTGACGTCGGTGAAGAACGTCTCGGCCCCCTGACCGGCCTGCAACGGCGCGAGGTCGTTCGTGCAGAACTTGTTGAGAAACGCTTGCCGATCGGCCCCGCGCACCTCGACGACAGACCATTCGGCCAGGGGAAAGAACTGGACGTCGCCGGTCGGAGGGGTCGCAGCAGTCATGGGGGCGGGCTTTGCTCGCTCTGGGGGGTGTGATACCGTGCGGGGACTTCGCCGCGGCAGGAGTCTCCGGCGGGATTATCGCGGACGGGA
The window above is part of the Pirellulales bacterium genome. Proteins encoded here:
- a CDS encoding folate-binding protein YgfZ — translated: MTAATPPTGDVQFFPLAEWSVVEVRGADRQAFLNKFCTNDLAPLQAGQGAETFFTDVKGKVLAHAIAAIGDEAVRLVTAPGQALGLIAHLDRYCIREQVEFVDATATTQAWHLWGPGVEAAVARAAGGTPSLPQTDWQCGTVSIGGAEAALQRFPLGELPSWLAISLRDRAECVERSLRDGGATLASATVWDALRIEAGWPLFGVDFGPDALPQEVGRDSVAISFRKGCYLGQETVARIDALGHVNRHLAAVLFAAGTTGVAVGDELHAGGKSVGRLTSLCDSPRYGRPLGLAMLRREAHVPGARLECGAALAEVIATPGDAPE